GCTGCGTCGCCTTCTGCTGCTCAGCGAGCTGCCGCCCAAGCTCCTCGATCCGACTCTCCTGGCCCCGCGCGCCCGATGACGGACGCTGAATGGGAGTCGGAGCCGTCTGAGTCCCCGGACTGAGCTGGCGCTGGGGCGGCGCGGTCTCGGTCTGGCTCGACGAGGCCCGCCCGGAAGGGACCGGCGGCAGTGACGACGTCTCGGCGGGAGGCTTCTCGCGGCATCCCGCGGAGGCCAGCATTATCATGACCGGCAGAACAGCGCGCGCCAGGAGACTCGTTCTCATGTGCCTCACCTCGGAGATGGATGCCAAAAGGCTTGGTGGTCCTCAATCTTTTTCTATATGTTAGCACGGATTCGCCCTCCAGTCCACATCTCCTTGCCGGTTGGGAGCCTCGGAATCCGCCGGCGACGAAGGATTCCCGGCCCCCGCGCGGTGAACTATCTGGTAGACAACCACCGAGTCGGGCGGAGCATCTTCCCTGACTGTCCAGGATGGAGTTGGGGATGGAGTTGTACTCCATCCCCAACGATAGAGTGTCCTCGCAGCACGCATTCTGCAGGAGAGCCATGAGCGCAGCAAAGCGGAAACGAAGCGCTATAGACCGAGCTAACACGCGGAACGGACTGCTGTTCTGCGCGCCGGCGATCGTCGGGCTCGCGGCGTTCACCGTCTATCCAGTCATGTCGCTACTCTACTACAGTTTCTGCCGGTACTCCGCGCTCAAGCCGCCGCAGTGGGTGGGGCTGGGGAACTACCAGACCCTCGTGCACGATGCGCTCTTCTGGGAATCGATCTACAACACCGCATATTACACCGTGCTCGCCGTCCCACTCGGCATCGTCGTCGCACTCGCGCTGGCCATCCTGCTTAACACCAAGGTCAGGGGCATGGCGTTCTACCGAACGATCTTCTACATCCCGTCGATCGTGCCCGTCGTCGCAAGCTCGGTGCTCTGGATCTGGCTGCTCAACCCGGACTACGGACTGGTCAACCTCGGCGTAGACTGGCTCGGCGGGATATCGCAGAGCCTCGGGCTGCCCGGTTTCTCCGGTCCCGGATGGCTCCGAAGCATACAATGGGCCAAACCTGCCCTCGTCCTGATGAGCACGTGGGGCGTCGGCGGATCGGTCGTGATCTACCTCGCCGGCCTGC
The Armatimonadota bacterium genome window above contains:
- a CDS encoding sugar ABC transporter permease, whose protein sequence is MSAAKRKRSAIDRANTRNGLLFCAPAIVGLAAFTVYPVMSLLYYSFCRYSALKPPQWVGLGNYQTLVHDALFWESIYNTAYYTVLAVPLGIVVALALAILLNTKVRGMAFYRTIFYIPSIVPVVASSVLWIWLLNPDYGLVNLGVDWLGGISQSLGLPGFSGPGWLRSIQWAKPALVLMSTWGVGGSVVIYLAGLQDVPQDLYEAASLDGASPWQKTWHITVPFMSPYIFFTTVMGIIGGFQYFTQAWVMTGGTGGPVNSTMMFSMYLFRNAFQLFKMGYACAMAWLLFLAILAATLLLFRSSARYV